From the genome of Podospora bellae-mahoneyi strain CBS 112042 chromosome 2, whole genome shotgun sequence:
CCCAGCTCAGCGGTACCAACGTAAGCCACCCCCATTGCAAGCAAGGTGGATATGAGGGTGGAGCTGATAAGGAAGGCGATAGACCAACCATGGTATTGCTCTTTCTGCTGATGGCAGGACACTCTTCACATCCAACTTGGCCTCGGTGAACGCCTACTCCTATGACCCGGCCACAGGACAGGTTGGCTCCGGACGCCAGATTGTAAACGGAATGTCCAACACGGGCACTCACCCGACCAGAGCCATTGCTACCTCCAAGTGGTCCCCAGACACCATTCTCGTGGCGCGTGGTTCTCAAAACAACATTGATACCACGACCACTCAGACTTCCTCTGGTCGTTCGATGATCAAGaccttctccatctcggcgGGCACGCAGTCAACCATCAACTACAACACGGGCGGCGAGGTCCTTGGCTGGGGTCTCCGCAATATCGTCGGCTTGACTGAGGACCCTGCCTACGGCGGCATCTGGTCTGTCGAGAACCAGATGGACGACCTCCGACTCAACGGTCGTGacatccacaacaacaacccagctGAGCGCCTCAGCTACCACGGCGTTCTCaacgccaccaccaaccgaTACAAGGGTCTCAACTACGGGTACCCCTCTTGCGTCCCGGCATGGGACCCCCAAAACGTCGGCATCAACGGTCTGGTGGTGGGCTCCCTCTTCAAGCCCGACTCTGTCCCCAACGCCAACGACTGTGCCAACCGCATGACGGGCCGTCTCCATTTCCACGCTCACACTGCTCCTCTTGATGTCAAGTTCACCGCCAACGGAACTGCTGCATACATTGCGTTCCACGGCAGCTGGAACCGCAACCCTGCTGATGGGTACCGTGTCATGCGGGTGGACTTCCGGAACGGCGATCCAGTGGCCGACGTCAGCTCGACGACGGCGCAGATTCCGGTCATGGAGAATAGCAATGTCGGCGGCTGCCCCAACAACTGCTTCCGTCCGGTCGGTCTGGCGTTTGATGCCAAGGGTCGCTTGTACGTGTCGAGCGACACGACCGGTGAGATTTATGTCATCTATGGCGCTTGAGCAGGGTGAGATGGGTCAGCCTGTCGTTTCTTGTATCTACCTGGTATTAAGTGCGGCCGAGTTAGACAACGAGGATCAGGCTGTGTCACCTACATGTCGTTACAGTGATCGATGCGAATGTGGTTGGAATGCAGAGAACCATGGAAGGGAAGATGTCAAAAGGCTGGGCGCAGCATGTCAAATAAAGCCAAGCCCAGGTGCCAAACAAGagcgagaaaaagaaaaaaaaattggcGGAAATGGAGCAAGTGCAACTACCGAAGCTAGCAATTGAGCCAGATAAGGGCACGCAAGCGACCAAATCTCTCATTCTTTTCCGTCAGGCAAATCAATTGCCAGTCAAGTCAGATCAGGTCATGTCTCACGTGGAAAAACATCTCCGAAATGAAACAGGCACTTCTGGGGAGCCCCAGAAGCCAAGAGTGTGGGGAGCTCCACTAAACGACACGCCAAGAGAGCTTCGGCAACGGGGCATGCGAGGGACTTGGACGACAACCCTTGGCATCGAACTGTTGCATCGTCACCATTCACCCGTCCGAACACATATTAGCTGATATCGACATCATTTATTGGCCTCGAGTATCCTCGAAAATCCCTTGCACACCGTAGGACACCACTGGCTCCACCTGGCCGGAATATTTCGTCCGAGTACCTTACCCAACCAACGTCTTGTGCCGGTTCATCAGCTCGCCGTTTGACCTCTTGCTATATGAGCAGACCTGCTGATAAGCTTCACAGGCACTTGTAAAGTGACGGTTTTGTGTTACCTTGAACACCACCGCTCTTGTGGCCATCGAGTCaagaccgccaccgccatgtCAAAAGGGAACTTTGAACTAGCCCTACAACACCTACAACGCCTACCTGGCCTCTTAATGAGCTTATCACGTTCGCCATACGTACAGGTACACTTTAGCCACATTACCTGCACAGGGACTCTGAGTTATACAGCTGACCACATCATCCACATGCTTGTTCGGTGAGGACGACAATAACATTGTTTCGAACCTCTGGAACTATTCAAAGCCATACGGCTTGGTCACGCCATACACCTATATGTTCTGTCCCCGCTCTTTATCACTCATGAAAGCAACCTAATAGGGTGCCTCAATCCGCCAACATTAATGAGTGCATAATGCTCGCTGCAATACTCATGCAAGTGGTCGGGAGCAATGATAATCAGGCCAATACGAAACCATCCCAGCCATCCGTCACCATGCATGGAAGCACAAATGCCAACTACGTTCAAAGATCCGAGTACTGTTCATATTTGATTTGGTTGTGACTGGCTGCAACCGGAGTTTGAATCTACAAGAAGTAGTAAGTCTGATCTCTGTGCGTTCATAGGTACCAAGAGCACAAAGCGAAACAATATCCTCAATCTGCCTCACACAGGTCTGAGTAATCGATATTATGCAGATCTATCAGAACGCATAGCTCATGGGGGGCACTGGGAGCCTCTCTTGCCAGTTTCTGGCTCCTGTTTGGTGAGAATACATATCAGCCAGCCACCAGAGCTTGCGGCTGAATCCCAAAGTTCTTGAGTCGCGGCACAAGAGAATAGTCTCAATGGCGTTTACGGACACTACCTGTCATGATCGAGTAACAGAGAGGTCGGATATCAGGATATAAGACTGCCCAGCCATTGCTCTTTTGTCACCACACAGATCCTCAACTAGAAGCCTCAAACATTGTTTCTAGCACTCTATCTAGCACTCCAGTTTTCACACCAATATCGAACCGTCCTACGCAAATTCACCTCACCTATCCTTGAACTTCAACATGGCCGACATCCGCACACTTCACTGGTATGAGTCGGCGGCTGACAATCAAGCGATTACTGCCAATGGCTGGAGATTCCAGGTGGCCAAGTCGGTTGCTACAGGAAATGGAGCACCCATTTACAATGTCGTGTGGCAGTCCCAAGGTGTTGCCCCCGTTACCGATATTTCCTGGAAAGCTCAGTATGCTCTCAACTGGACCGCCGCTCTGATCTCGCCTGGCGTCAAAGTCAACGTTGGCGGTATATGGCAGCGATGTAACAAAGGCGAGACCTACGATCTAAACCCACAAGGTACTTTACCTATCTTGAGTTGCTTCTATTAATCTTATCAGGTTGCATCTTTGCTAACTAGTGTATCTTGCATAGGATACTGGGTGCCCTCTGCAACACCGGCTGGCCctgatggtgctggctggCTCAACATTGGCAACATTGATTATGCATACCCGCATGTCCTTGGAATCCATATCATCGTGGGAGTTTTGAACAACCAGACAGGCAGATACGAACCTATCTTTGTGGACCAGGCAACCCTTCCGAAGGGTAGCTCGGCGAAATACCAGCCACAAGAGAGTGTGAGTTGGTGGCTCGAGGGGAGTGATCTCACTGGTCAGGtcttcagcaacaccaaaTCCAACGCCACAACCTTCGACTTCACGAATCCGAGCAACCCTCTCACAGATTCTTATGAGTGGTCAACTTCGTACGTAATGCGCCAAGGCCAATGGGTCATTGCAGCCGGACCTGTTCCCCAGGCCTTCCGtgcacctcctccgtctGAAAACAGGGTCAACCCCCTCGGCGGGAAGGATCCAATTCTTCTCGACTTGGATGTAGGAAGCTGGATTGTCAGattcaacccccccttgcTCGGCGATGCTATGGGGGTCGCTGTCACAGCTCTCCGGGAAAATCTCAAGCAACAGTTTATGGGACTTGAGGTCAAGGCTGTAGGCAGCGAAGGCACCGCGCTCACAATCCAGTACGAGGCTGGTTCGGCTCCTGGAGCCCTGGAACATATTGGATTTCCCCGCGGTTCTCCCGGACCTCAAAGCACAATCAACAGCGCACTGAGGGAGTTGCAGACAGCCGGCGAACTCCCTAAAACCGAGGAATGGCTTATCGAGCCGGCACCCGTGGAGGAAACAAATGGTTCAGCACCGATCCAGGCGCGCAAGAGCAAATCCAATGGGGCCAGCACCCataccaacaccaacaataACAgtaacagcaacaacagcggCTTGGCCTACCGCTACGGCCCCGCCCCTACTGACCAAAACCCGAACAACTTTGCCGCCAACTACCAGACCAAGTCCCCCTTCCTGCAGCAGGGCTATCCCTCAAACCCCATCTCAACCTAGTATCCCTATAAGCCCCACACCGTCAGCACCCTCTCTGTCCCCGGTCGCGGCTCTTTTTCTCTGTTCAAGTTTTATCTCCTACAAAGAAAGACGAGAGCCGAGTTGAACAGGAACAGCCACATCTTCGCAACTAGgacaaccacagcaacaactaCCATGACGGCAACAATGgaagcaacaacagcaatgacgacaatgacaacaacaacaaaaccaagTTCTTTGATGAATGAGTAAACAAAGTCCATCAGTTTTCTTGACGTGTACCCCGGTTCTGGTCCCTTGCTTGGCTGGCTCAGGGGTCAATGCTTATGTTCTATCACCATGCCAACTTGGAGATACCAGTGTTTTGGATTCAATCACGGGACGTAGAGCAGTAATACATTGTCCTGATATCAATCTCATGCGGTGTTTTGATCTTGTAGCATTCTCTTGTGGACAACGTCTCATGTACATTCCAAACTATTTGTTTCTTGCACAACATCGGCCTTTTGCTTACATATTCATCTAGTGATGAGGCATTTGTGCCAGCATCTTTCCACTCACCAACAAGTTTATTAGAACCAACAATATCTTCCATGACTTTGACGTCTGCCGCTAACATCATGTCAACTCTCATGCTGTGAcacccacccttcccactcTCTCGGGGACGCCGGAGACATCGGATGGCGAATGACGGATCCTTCCTTGATGTGGTGTACACACGGGTTGTGCATGATCATGTAAAGTTGAGGCAAAAGGCGAGGCATGACCGGCGGACCGACGGGCGGATGAACCAGACTGTTGGTAACCGGAGGCGGAGTTTTAACGTCTGGGGGGTTAGTCAGTCAGGAAGAGTGGAACATAAGGCTATTAGCTAATGTTTACGAGATCGCGTTGTTTGGTGGCAAGGAAGCAGAATTTCGAAATTTCACCTGTCATCTGGTGGTGATTTGCCGCCGTGAATCTTGCCAATTGAAGAATTTCCCAAGATGAGGGGCTTTGACATAGGGCCGAGTTTCTATATCCATCACCGAACGCTCAACTCTGACCGGAGGTACAATCTCCGTCTCGGTCAACCACATAGGAAACTCGGCCCTTCCAACATTCCAACTGAATCCTCGGGATCACAGGATCAACTTCTGGATTGGGAAAGTCCTCACCAGCCATTCGGATGAAATTCATGTCTTTTCTCAACACCGATCCTCCATCATCCGGGGAAGCCACAAATTCAAAATTAAACACGGAGCCAGTTTTTACACATCGGCAGACGCGAGCACTAGCACGGCTTTTTATCCATAAGAAATTCA
Proteins encoded in this window:
- a CDS encoding hypothetical protein (CAZy:AA12; COG:G; EggNog:ENOG503NVWQ), producing the protein MGHIINTVASVAALTALFVPEVAAQSCPGVNSRFQPRMGSGYRFSLLATGLRQPRHITIDSSGNLLVAEGGSQSVRRLVLQDQGNIVCVQSNTQLSGTNTNHGIALSADGRTLFTSNLASVNAYSYDPATGQVGSGRQIVNGMSNTGTHPTRAIATSKWSPDTILVARGSQNNIDTTTTQTSSGRSMIKTFSISAGTQSTINYNTGGEVLGWGLRNIVGLTEDPAYGGIWSVENQMDDLRLNGRDIHNNNPAERLSYHGVLNATTNRYKGLNYGYPSCVPAWDPQNVGINGLVVGSLFKPDSVPNANDCANRMTGRLHFHAHTAPLDVKFTANGTAAYIAFHGSWNRNPADGYRVMRVDFRNGDPVADVSSTTAQIPVMENSNVGGCPNNCFRPVGLAFDAKGRLYVSSDTTGEIYVIYGA
- a CDS encoding hypothetical protein (EggNog:ENOG503PYEJ), giving the protein MADIRTLHWYESAADNQAITANGWRFQVAKSVATGNGAPIYNVVWQSQGVAPVTDISWKAQYALNWTAALISPGVKVNVGGIWQRCNKGETYDLNPQGYWVPSATPAGPDGAGWLNIGNIDYAYPHVLGIHIIVGVLNNQTGRYEPIFVDQATLPKGSSAKYQPQESVSWWLEGSDLTGQVFSNTKSNATTFDFTNPSNPLTDSYEWSTSYVMRQGQWVIAAGPVPQAFRAPPPSENRVNPLGGKDPILLDLDVGSWIVRFNPPLLGDAMGVAVTALRENLKQQFMGLEVKAVGSEGTALTIQYEAGSAPGALEHIGFPRGSPGPQSTINSALRELQTAGELPKTEEWLIEPAPVEETNGSAPIQARKSKSNGASTHTNTNNNSNSNNSGLAYRYGPAPTDQNPNNFAANYQTKSPFLQQGYPSNPIST